The Methylomicrobium agile genome has a segment encoding these proteins:
- a CDS encoding N-acetylmuramoyl-L-alanine amidase produces MRHFAKSFFLLALQLFSSVAFAAQVSVNSLHFWSSAKQSRMMIDVSAIPSHSISLTEHPGRLVIDIQNARLKGELSQPPASHPFFSRIRTDQKQKTLRIVADLKRQIDYESFTLNPNKMYGHRLVVDLTDKGPLSDSPNASEKFSAQAAKPKAKAQAPQKLAKRAAGNDNPAKSAKGAATSAGPIGRNIVVAIDAGHGGEDPGAHGPAGTEEKRVVLAIAKKLAALINRQRGMRAVLVRKGDYYVDLRKRMEIARAANADLFVSVHADAYQKSDVKGASVFTLSNRGASSEAARWLADSENAADLVGGVRLDDKEEVLASVLLDLSQTATLEASNNVAGQVLKSFQNIGELHFSSVQKAGFLVLKSPDIPSILVETAFISNPGEERKLNNTEHQSKIALAIFNGIRNYFKQYTPNDTRVAEL; encoded by the coding sequence ATGAGACATTTCGCTAAATCATTCTTTTTGCTGGCGTTACAACTTTTCTCAAGCGTGGCTTTTGCGGCACAAGTGAGCGTCAACTCGCTCCACTTTTGGAGTTCGGCCAAACAAAGCCGGATGATGATCGACGTGTCCGCCATTCCGTCCCATTCCATTTCGCTGACCGAACACCCCGGCCGCCTGGTGATCGACATTCAAAACGCCCGCTTGAAGGGAGAACTGTCTCAGCCGCCTGCCTCGCATCCCTTTTTTTCCCGTATCCGCACGGACCAGAAGCAGAAGACGTTGAGAATCGTCGCCGACCTGAAAAGGCAGATCGATTATGAAAGCTTCACACTGAACCCGAACAAGATGTACGGCCATCGCCTGGTCGTCGATCTGACGGACAAGGGACCGCTTTCGGACAGCCCTAACGCGTCCGAAAAATTTTCGGCCCAGGCCGCCAAGCCCAAAGCGAAAGCACAAGCGCCGCAGAAACTTGCCAAGCGGGCCGCCGGCAACGACAATCCGGCCAAATCGGCCAAGGGAGCGGCAACCTCCGCCGGACCAATCGGCAGAAACATCGTGGTGGCAATCGATGCGGGACACGGCGGCGAAGATCCGGGCGCCCACGGTCCGGCCGGCACAGAAGAAAAGCGTGTGGTGCTGGCCATCGCAAAAAAACTGGCCGCACTGATCAACCGACAGCGCGGAATGCGGGCGGTATTGGTTCGTAAGGGCGATTATTATGTCGATCTCAGAAAACGCATGGAAATCGCCCGCGCCGCGAACGCCGACCTTTTCGTCTCGGTGCATGCGGACGCCTACCAGAAATCCGATGTGAAAGGCGCGTCGGTATTCACACTATCGAACCGCGGCGCTTCGAGCGAAGCGGCGCGCTGGCTCGCCGACAGCGAAAACGCGGCCGATCTGGTCGGCGGGGTTCGTCTCGACGACAAGGAAGAAGTACTGGCTTCGGTGCTGCTGGATTTATCGCAAACCGCGACCCTGGAGGCCAGCAACAATGTCGCCGGCCAGGTGCTAAAAAGTTTTCAGAACATCGGAGAACTGCATTTTTCGTCCGTGCAGAAAGCCGGTTTTCTGGTCCTGAAGTCGCCGGACATTCCGTCGATCCTGGTCGAAACGGCCTTTATCTCGAATCCCGGCGAAGAACGCAAATTGAACAATACCGAACATCAATCGAAAATCGCACTGGCGATTTTCAACGGTATCCGCAATTATTTCAAACAATATACGCCGAACGATACCCGCGTAGCCGAGCTTTAG
- the rnr gene encoding ribonuclease R has protein sequence MPPKSKKVVDFNLSADPYAAREAEKYTRPIPSRELILEYIEHVGKPLKRTEIAEAFALEDEEQLEALRRRLRAMERDGQLLFNREQKYCLVNNKDLIVGRILGHPDGYGFLRPDDGSDDLYLSPREMNALLHNDRAMVRVSSIDKKGRREGAVVEILERNTHQVVGRFMKDSFNYVVPDNKNIAQNVLIAPGETGKAKQGQIVVVEIVEQPTKLRQPIGRVVEVLGDHLAPGMEIEMAIRSYELPFQWPEMLLEEIKSFSEEVPEEAKANRVDLRATPLVTIDGEDARDFDDAVYCKKTTKGWKLLVAIADVSHYVQVNTALDQEAKNRSTSVYFPEKVIPMLPEILSNGLCSLNPHVDRLCMVCEMLIDSQGQIVRSSFFEGVMRSHARLTYTEVAKMLVDHDKTLAKKHKDLLPHLEELYALYRVMRLSREQRGAMDFDTQETRIIFGKDRKIDRIVPLVRNDAHKLIEEFMIAANMAAARFLNKKKIPKLLRIHEGPSADKLLGLQSFLGELGLKLGGGFKPTPLDYMHLMQSIKGRPDAHLIQTVLLRSMSQAVYSPDLKGHFGLALDEYAHFTSPIRRYPDLLVHRGIRHTLQGKKPESFVYSHSDMVLLGEHCSANERRADDATRDVVLWLKCEYMMDKIGEEFAGLISAVTSFGFFVELDEIYVEGLVHISNLGQDYFHFDPVSRQLRGERTNTVFRLGDSVRVQVVRVDLDEKKIDFELIGKRAAAAARSRKRSRAKADNASKKKRKK, from the coding sequence ATGCCGCCCAAGTCAAAAAAAGTCGTTGACTTCAATTTATCCGCAGACCCTTACGCCGCGCGCGAAGCCGAGAAATATACGCGCCCGATTCCCAGCCGCGAGCTCATTCTTGAATACATCGAACATGTCGGTAAGCCGCTCAAGCGTACGGAAATTGCCGAAGCCTTCGCGTTGGAGGACGAGGAACAATTGGAGGCTCTGCGGCGGCGCCTTCGGGCTATGGAACGAGACGGGCAGTTATTGTTCAACCGCGAGCAGAAATACTGCTTGGTCAATAACAAGGATTTGATTGTCGGCCGGATTCTCGGCCATCCCGACGGCTATGGCTTTCTGCGCCCGGACGACGGTTCGGACGACCTCTACTTGTCGCCGCGCGAAATGAACGCGCTCTTGCACAACGACCGCGCGATGGTGCGCGTTTCCAGTATCGACAAGAAGGGACGCAGGGAAGGTGCGGTCGTCGAGATTCTGGAGCGGAACACGCATCAGGTCGTCGGGCGCTTCATGAAGGACAGTTTTAATTACGTGGTGCCCGACAATAAAAATATCGCGCAAAACGTGCTGATTGCGCCGGGCGAAACGGGCAAGGCGAAGCAGGGCCAGATCGTGGTCGTCGAGATCGTCGAGCAGCCGACCAAACTGCGGCAGCCGATCGGGCGCGTAGTCGAGGTGCTCGGCGATCATCTCGCGCCCGGCATGGAAATCGAGATGGCGATCCGTTCGTATGAGTTGCCTTTCCAATGGCCGGAGATGTTGCTCGAAGAAATCAAATCGTTCAGCGAGGAAGTGCCGGAAGAGGCGAAGGCGAATCGCGTCGATTTGCGCGCTACCCCGCTGGTTACGATCGACGGGGAGGACGCGCGCGACTTCGACGATGCGGTGTACTGTAAAAAGACGACCAAAGGCTGGAAGCTCCTGGTCGCGATCGCGGACGTCTCGCATTACGTTCAAGTGAATACCGCACTCGATCAGGAAGCGAAAAACCGCAGTACTTCGGTCTATTTTCCGGAAAAGGTCATTCCGATGCTGCCGGAGATCCTGTCCAACGGCCTGTGCTCGCTCAATCCGCATGTCGATCGCTTATGTATGGTCTGCGAGATGCTGATCGATTCCCAGGGGCAGATCGTACGTTCGAGTTTTTTCGAAGGCGTGATGCGTTCGCACGCGCGGCTGACTTATACCGAAGTCGCGAAGATGCTGGTCGACCATGACAAAACGCTTGCCAAAAAGCACAAGGATTTGCTGCCGCATCTGGAAGAATTGTATGCGCTGTACCGGGTGATGCGGCTCAGCCGCGAACAGCGCGGCGCGATGGATTTCGATACGCAGGAAACCCGGATCATTTTCGGCAAGGACCGCAAAATCGACCGGATCGTGCCGTTGGTCCGCAACGATGCGCATAAACTGATCGAAGAATTCATGATCGCGGCGAACATGGCGGCCGCGCGCTTTTTGAACAAGAAGAAAATTCCCAAACTGCTGCGCATCCACGAAGGCCCCAGCGCGGACAAACTGCTGGGGCTGCAGTCGTTTCTCGGCGAACTGGGCCTGAAACTGGGAGGTGGGTTCAAGCCGACGCCGCTCGATTACATGCACCTGATGCAGTCGATCAAGGGAAGGCCCGACGCGCATCTGATCCAGACCGTGCTGCTGCGCTCGATGTCGCAGGCCGTTTACAGTCCGGACCTGAAGGGACATTTCGGTCTGGCGCTCGATGAATACGCGCATTTCACCTCGCCCATCCGCCGCTATCCCGACCTGCTCGTGCATCGGGGTATCCGCCATACGCTGCAGGGCAAGAAGCCGGAAAGCTTTGTCTACAGCCATTCCGACATGGTGCTGCTCGGCGAGCATTGCTCCGCGAACGAAAGGCGTGCCGACGATGCGACCCGCGATGTGGTGCTCTGGCTCAAATGCGAGTACATGATGGACAAGATTGGCGAGGAGTTTGCCGGGCTGATTTCGGCGGTTACTTCCTTCGGTTTTTTCGTCGAGCTCGACGAGATTTATGTCGAAGGGCTGGTGCATATCAGCAATCTGGGCCAGGACTATTTCCATTTCGATCCGGTCAGCCGCCAACTGCGCGGCGAACGCACCAATACCGTCTTCCGGCTGGGCGACAGCGTCAGGGTTCAGGTGGTGCGCGTCGATCTGGACGAGAAGAAGATCGACTTCGAGCTGATCGGCAAACGGGCTGCCGCCGCTGCCAGATCCAGGAAGCGCAGCAGAGCCAAGGCGGATAATGCCTCGAAAAAGAAAAGAAAAAAGTAA
- a CDS encoding DODA-type extradiol aromatic ring-opening family dioxygenase: protein MLFIPHGGGPLPLLGDEGHSNLIAFLKTVAPSLGKPSALCLISAHWEEAVATLTSGESPALIYDYYGFPDEAYRIHYPAKGSPKLAARIEELLKRSGIEVHQDAQRGFDHGLFVPLKILYPDAHLPCVQLSLLHSLDAGRHIQLGKALAALRQENVLIIGSGFSFHNLSAFFTADDNQSDAKNQAFQDWLIDTCTNEHLSANERETRLTHWKEAPYALYCHPRAEHLLPLQVCFGASNGAAARLVFAGEVLGKKTCAFLW from the coding sequence ATGCTGTTTATCCCTCATGGCGGCGGCCCCTTACCGTTGCTTGGCGATGAAGGTCATTCGAACCTAATCGCTTTTCTCAAAACTGTCGCCCCTTCCTTGGGCAAGCCGTCCGCGCTCTGCCTGATCAGCGCGCATTGGGAAGAAGCCGTGGCTACCCTTACCAGTGGTGAATCGCCTGCCCTGATCTATGACTATTATGGCTTTCCCGACGAGGCTTACCGTATTCACTATCCGGCCAAAGGTTCGCCTAAACTTGCGGCAAGGATAGAGGAACTATTGAAGCGTAGCGGGATCGAGGTCCATCAGGATGCCCAGAGAGGGTTTGACCATGGGTTATTCGTGCCTTTGAAAATCCTCTATCCTGATGCGCATCTGCCTTGCGTGCAGTTGTCGCTGCTCCATAGCCTGGACGCCGGCAGGCATATCCAGCTCGGCAAAGCCCTGGCGGCGTTGCGCCAAGAGAATGTGCTGATTATCGGCTCCGGCTTTTCATTTCATAATTTGAGCGCCTTTTTTACAGCCGATGACAACCAATCCGATGCTAAAAACCAGGCCTTCCAGGATTGGCTCATCGATACCTGTACGAATGAACATCTCTCGGCCAATGAGCGGGAAACTCGATTAACCCACTGGAAAGAAGCCCCGTATGCCCTCTATTGCCATCCGAGAGCGGAACATTTATTGCCCTTGCAAGTGTGTTTTGGAGCATCGAACGGTGCGGCGGCTCGGCTAGTTTTTGCCGGCGAAGTGCTCGGGAAAAAGACCTGTGCTTTTCTCTGGTAA